The DNA region TGTCGCAGGTGGCACTGTAGCTAATGACAACCTTACTCCGCTACCGTGGCGGATGTGCGCCACAATGTATGCCGTGATGGGTTTGGCGGTGCTTGTGAAGGGGCCCATTGGCATGTTGCTTCCTGGGGCAACCGTGGGGTTATATCTGCTGATGCGAGATCCGACGGATCGATCCTCCAGTGGTAAAACATGGACTGCCACGGTGTTGTTGTTTTTGCAACGCTTAGCCCCGGGACGCATCTTGCGTGTTGTTTGGAGCATGAGGCCATTTACCGCTTTAGCCGCAGTGACGGTTGTCGCCGGACCTTGGTTTGGATTGGTTGGATGGCGCACGGGAGGCGATTTTCTACGGGAGTTTATCGGTACTCAGAATTACGGACGGTTTGTAGGGGCGATGGACAATCACAGCGGCGGGGCTTGGTATTACGTGGCTGCGATTTTAATCGGGTTCTTCCCTTGGTCAGTATTTGGCATTCCGACCGTTGTTGACTTGACACGGCGGTGCTGTGGCGTCGATTCGTGGCAGCGTGGAGGCAAATTATTAGTGTGCTGGATTATGGTATATGTGGGATTTTTTTCGGTTGCTGCCACAAAATTGCCTAATTATGTTCTGCCGGCTTATCCCGCGTTGGCACTTGCAACGGCGTGCTTCATCGACCGCTGGCTCACGCAGCCAGCCACGGTACACAGGTGGTGGCTCAGATTGTCGTTCGGCTCGCTGGGGTTGGTGGGCTGCGTTATGGCGATTTCCATGCCGCTGATTGCCAAGGGAACGATTCAGGGCCGGTCGCTTTTGGAGCAGCTTGGGATCTCGGCTGAGCTAGCAGGCGATATATCGCTGGTTGGCTGGCTGGGAATCATTCTTTTGATCGGGGGCATTACCGGAATTTTCTTTGCGGAAGTACGGCGTGGACAGGCAGCGATGATTGGGCTGGCGACCACCGCTCTGGCGTTTTGCATTGCGATGTTTGCCTCCATAGCGGTGCGCATAGATCGACACCAGCCGTCGCCAACGGTGGCCGAGGCTATTCGGCATCATTCGGTTGGTGTTCCGCAAGTAGCGCAATTTGGTTACTTTCGTCCGAGCTTGGTATACTACATGGATGGGCGCGTGGAGGCCTGCAAAACTCCACAACGCTTGATT from Pirellulales bacterium includes:
- a CDS encoding glycosyltransferase family 39 protein; translation: MRQTVRHQLWITGVAVVALFANLGATRLWDQDEAFFARTAVEMHQRNEWVVPYFNGELFAHKPPLMYWMMRLGFMLFGVNEFAARFWSAVFGVLTALLVYRLGRRMFNAQVGLWAGLAMTTTLMFEIVARAATPDCFLVFFATLALYVFVRQENWEDVAGGTVANDNLTPLPWRMCATMYAVMGLAVLVKGPIGMLLPGATVGLYLLMRDPTDRSSSGKTWTATVLLFLQRLAPGRILRVVWSMRPFTALAAVTVVAGPWFGLVGWRTGGDFLREFIGTQNYGRFVGAMDNHSGGAWYYVAAILIGFFPWSVFGIPTVVDLTRRCCGVDSWQRGGKLLVCWIMVYVGFFSVAATKLPNYVLPAYPALALATACFIDRWLTQPATVHRWWLRLSFGSLGLVGCVMAISMPLIAKGTIQGRSLLEQLGISAELAGDISLVGWLGIILLIGGITGIFFAEVRRGQAAMIGLATTALAFCIAMFASIAVRIDRHQPSPTVAEAIRHHSVGVPQVAQFGYFRPSLVYYMDGRVEACKTPQRLIEFLEQATDTFVVTTDEQYVRLAAQLPADVVIVAKCAEFPRLGEVLVLGRKTTVAQRDEGQTK